AAGAAGTAGTTTCGCCCTGACGAGCCTTTGTCATTCCGACCCCAAAGGTGTCATTCTGGCTTGTCCAGAATCCATCCGCCTTTCTGTCATTGCGAGGCTTTGCCGAAGCAATCTTTTCCCCTCTCCCCTTGCGGGAGAGGGTGAGGGTGAGGGGTCATTCTGAATTCAGCCTGTCATTCTGAATTCATTTCAGAATCTCAGCTTCCTTATTTCTGTCTTACTAACCCCTTGCAATAAGGCATTGAAAAGAAATATTATTTAGGCGATTGAGGGATTTGTAAAAGCTATGTGGATAAAAACTGTCAGGCTGGTTAATTTTGGAAGTTTCAAGGATTCCGGCGGAATAGAGTTTTCAAAAAGTATTAATGTCTTAACTGGTCAAAATAATGCTGGGAAATCCTTGATATTGAAATCAATTCTTCAAATGCAACACCCTTCAGTTAGTGTTAATGACATTCGGAAAGGTGAAGAGAATTGTGAAATTAAAATCAAGTCCGAAGAGTTTAATTACACTCATTACCCTAACATTAACAAGGTAGAGGGAACAGCTGGGCCCACCATGTTCATAAGGACGTTACACAAAAATAAAGGTCAGACTTATAGTCAGACTTATAGAATGAACATACCCTCTATCGGTGAAAGAGATGCAGGACTTATACCATCTACTGAACCTCATAATTTTATTTATCCCTCAGACAAACTCATTAGCCCAACCCCCAGCCACCGGGGCTTGAGATAGAGAGGAAGCGATGAAGCCAATAAGACTATCAGGGCATGCTAAAGAACAGCTTTTTTATAGGGGTACTACCGAGGAAGAAGTTTTTGAAGCCATCAGGACATCTGAGTGGCAGCCTGCTGAATTAGGCAGGCTTGAATGCAGAAAAGACTTTGCCTTTGAAAATATTTGGAATAAGAAGTATTATAAAGTTAAGCAGGTAAGACCGATATTTGCAGATGAAGACACAGAGATAGTTGTAGTAACGGTCTATACCTATTACTTTTAGGAGGATACTATGAGGATAACTTATGATTCAGAGGTGGATGCCCTGTATATCCGTTTCATAGAGACTACAGTGACGACAAAGCATGTTGCTGAAGGTATTGCGGTTGACTATGATTCAGAGGGCAAGATAGCAGGCATAGAGATACTTGATGCAGTAAAGAGATTTGGCACAAAGGATGTCTTTAAAAAAGTAACCCTTGAGGACCTTGCCTTACAGTCAAAATAAAACATCTAAATGCACATCCCCCTCCACCTATCCCCTCCTCATCAAAGCTCTCCGCCCGGGCATTGTCATACAGGGACAAACAAATAGGGACAGGTGTTCTATCTCACTAATTCGGTAACTTTTTGGAGTTTATCTAAATTCATTTATTTTTCGGCATTCCCTTCCCCCCTTTGTTAAATTTCAGTGAAGCGAAGGAGGCTAAAGAAAAGAAGTGGGGTTTGGGGCAAAGCCCCAAAGGGAAGAACCCCTTAAAGGAATTTACACAAAATGATTGACATTACCCTTTAATAAGTAACATTTCGGCAAATTTGGGGAATCTGTTATATTAATATGTATGCTTATAATACCTGCGATAGATTTAAAAGACGGGCATTGCGTAAGGCTCATTCAGGGAAGAAAGGATGATGTAACCGTATATTCCTATGACCCTGTGGCAACTGCACTTAGGTGGGAGTCCCTCGGTGCAAAGCTCATTCACATAGTAGACCTCGATGGCGCATTCACAGGCTCTCAAAAGAACCTCGAAAGCATAATAGCTATAAGAAAGGCTGTTAAGGCGGAGCTTGAGGTAGGCGGAGGAATTAGGGACCTGAATACAATAAAGGAGCTCATCTCTTTTGGTATAGAAAGGGTTATACTTGGCACATCTACGATAGAAAACCCTGCGCTCATTGAGGAGGCATCAAAGGCTTACCCGGGGAATGTGCTTGTGGGTTTAGATGCAAGGGACGGTATGGTGGCTGTTAAAGGATGGGTTGAGGCTACATCCAAAAGGGCAGTTGAGGTTGCAATCAGGATGGCATCTTTAGGCGCAGGAGGTATAATCTATACGGATATCTCGAGGGATGGCATGCTTACAGGTCCAAATATCTCAGCAGTGAGAGAAATCGTTTCCGCAGTAGAGATACCTGTCATTGCCTCAGGCGGCGTCTCCTCGCTAAACGATATAAGAAAGCTCATGGAGGTCAATGGGCTATGGGGGGTTATTACAGGAAAGGCAATCTATGAAGGTAACTTAGATTTAAAAGAGGCAATAAGATTAACGGAAGGCTCTTAATATGCTTACAAAGAGGATAATACCATGTCTCGATGTAAAAGACGGAAGGGTTGTCAAAGGAGTAAGCTTCATTAATCTCAGGGATGCAGGGGACCCGGTCGAGAATGCAAAGTTCTATGATGCCGAAGGTGCTGATGAGCTTGTATTCTTGGACATAACCGCATCCCACGAAAAGCGGAACATAATAATAGATGTTGTGATGCATACGGCAGAAGAGGTCTTCATGCCCCTTACAGTTGGAGGAGGGATAAGGGACCTCGATGACATAAGGGAGCTTCTCAGGGCAGGCTCTGACAAGGTCTCGATTAACACTGCCGCTGTGAATAACCCTGATTTCATAAGGCAGGCATCCGAGAGATTCGGCAGTCAGTGCATTGTGGTTGCAATAGATGCAAAAAGATGTTATGGCGCTAAGGGCAAGGCTCCCGAATGGCTTAGGTCCCACCATGACCTCATGCCTCTTCCTAATGCTCAGTCATGGGAGGTATACACACATGGAGGAAGAAGACCAAAGGGGCTCGATGCAATAAAATGGGCAGTATATGTGGAAAGCTTAGGTGCAGGCGAAGTCCTTCTTACGAGCATGGACAGGGATGGAACAAAAGACGGATATGACATTGTGCTTACAAAAGCAGTCTCATCCTCGGTCTCTATACCTGTCATTGCCTCAGGCGGTGCAGGAACCCTCAAACACCTCTATGAGGGACTTACGGATGGAGGGGCAGACGCAGTTTTAGCCGCATCTATATTCCACTACAGGGAATACTCCATAAAAGAGGCTAAGGAATACCTCAGAGGAAAAGGCGTGGCTATAAGACTCTGATGGACTTCCTCGAAAGGATAAAAGAAACAATCGAAAAACACTCCATGTTCCGAGGAGGCGAAACGGTTCTTATAGGGCTTTCAGGAGGAGCTGATTCGGTTTGCCTTTTAACTTTGCTTAAAAAACTAAGCCCTGCGATTGGGATTAAACTCCATGCAGTTTATATAGACCATGGATTAAGGCCAAATGAAACGGAAAAAGAGATTGCCTTTCTAAAAGACCTTACAGTGTCCATGGAAATACCATTGACCATAAAGTCTGCTGATGTAAAGGCACATGCAAAAGAGCACGGCATGAGCAAGCAGGAATCAGGAAGACAACTCAGATACGAGCTTTTCGATTTGGTCTCCTATGAGATATCTGCCACAAAGGTCGCACTCGGACATAACATGGATGACCAGATAGAGACATTTTTTATGAGGATTCTAAGAGGCTCGGGACCAAAAGGGCTTTCAGCCATACCACCCAAAAGGGGCAATATCATCAGACCACTTATAGAGACCCAAAGAAAAGACATAGAGGGATTCCTCGAGAAAGAGAAGATCCCCTACACGGAGGATTCCTCGAACCTGAAGGACGATTACCTCAGAAACAAAATCAGGCATTCCCTTATCCCTCGGCTTGAAGAATTAAACCCTAATCTCAGAGAGACCATCTCGAAAACAGTAGAGATATTCCGTGAGGAAGACAGATATTTCGAGACACTCGTTACAAAGACCATGATGAAACTTATCAGCAGGAAAAACCATAGCTCCATCGAGCTATTCCTTGCACCTCTTGAGACCATGGACAGGGTCATACTGAGAAGGACTCTGAGAAGGGCAGTGGATGAGACAAAAGGGTTAAGAGAGATAGGTTTTACACATATAGAAGATATTATTGGACTCATAGAAAAAGGAAGGCATGGCAACAGGCTTTATCTTCCAAAAGGTGTAAGGGCAATAAAACAATACTCCACATTAAAGCTCACATCAGAGCCTTCTTTAAGATTAGGCACATATATGCTTCAGGCACAGGGAGAGGTTGTGCTCAAAGAGGCAGGGGTAGTGCTTGAGGCAGAGCTTATGGAAGGACTTAAGGAGAAGCTCGATGGAAGGTCTGTAGCAGTTTTCGATGGAGATAAGCTGTCATTTCCCCTTCGCATAAGGGCAAGGGAAAAAGGGGATTTCTTTTACCCCTATGGTTTTGGAAAAAGGAAAAAGATTCAGGATTTTTTTGTGGATGAAAAGCTACCAAAAGACGAGAGGGATAAAACTCCAATAGTCCTATCGGGCTCGGAGATAATATGGGTTTTGGGCATGAGGCAGGATGACAGGTTTAAGGCAACCCCTGAGACAAAACGGTTTACAGTCTTAAAAGTAAAATACCTGCGTGGCTAATCTGAGTCGGAGAGTTACCAGCACCCTATTTTCCCTGAGGCTTGCTATTGTTCTGATAGGCTTTATCGCAACTGCCTCACAGATTCTCGTCATCAGAGAGCTCCTCGTTGTGTTTCATGGAAGCGAACTCACCATAGGCATTATCTTAGGCAGTTGGCTTATCCTTGCAGCAGGAGGAAGTTATTATTTCCGAAACAAAGCAGTGCATATCAGGAGGGGACTTAGATGGTTTTCGGTCTTACAAATACTCATTGGTTTTTCCCCTCTTTTAAGCATTGCCTTTATCCGCTCATTCAGATACCTTCTTGGAATCCCAATAGGAGAGGTCTTAGGCATACACTATGTGGCAGTCGTTGGGTTAGTGGCATCTGCACCTGTCTCTGTGCTAAGCGGTATGCTGTTTCCCTTTGCATGCCACATCATTCAGGTATCTTCGAGCAAAAAAGAGGCTCCTTCGAATGTCTATCTTTATGAGGGAGGAGGCGGATTCCTTTCAGGGCTTTCCCTTACGCTTTATCTGATTGGGATACTCAGCCCTATAGAGCTTTCATTTGGCATTGCCCTTTTAAGTCTTTCTTCGGTCTTTCTTTATCTTACATTTAGCCGTGAGTCATCTGTCCTCAGAAACACCGCAACTGCACTCATACTCTTAATAAGCATCTCGTTTTTTTTATCCGTCCCCAAAAAGATAAACGAGGCGACATCCAAGATGCTCTGGTATGAATATGACCTTCAGGAGACAAAAAACTCCGTATACTCTAATATTGCAATTATAAAGAAAAACGGCCAGTATACATTTTTTTCAAATGGCTCGCCGTATGCAGTAACGCCTGTGCC
This portion of the Nitrospirota bacterium genome encodes:
- the hisF gene encoding imidazole glycerol phosphate synthase subunit HisF, whose product is MLTKRIIPCLDVKDGRVVKGVSFINLRDAGDPVENAKFYDAEGADELVFLDITASHEKRNIIIDVVMHTAEEVFMPLTVGGGIRDLDDIRELLRAGSDKVSINTAAVNNPDFIRQASERFGSQCIVVAIDAKRCYGAKGKAPEWLRSHHDLMPLPNAQSWEVYTHGGRRPKGLDAIKWAVYVESLGAGEVLLTSMDRDGTKDGYDIVLTKAVSSSVSIPVIASGGAGTLKHLYEGLTDGGADAVLAASIFHYREYSIKEAKEYLRGKGVAIRL
- the hisA gene encoding 1-(5-phosphoribosyl)-5-[(5-phosphoribosylamino)methylideneamino]imidazole-4-carboxamide isomerase, which encodes MLIIPAIDLKDGHCVRLIQGRKDDVTVYSYDPVATALRWESLGAKLIHIVDLDGAFTGSQKNLESIIAIRKAVKAELEVGGGIRDLNTIKELISFGIERVILGTSTIENPALIEEASKAYPGNVLVGLDARDGMVAVKGWVEATSKRAVEVAIRMASLGAGGIIYTDISRDGMLTGPNISAVREIVSAVEIPVIASGGVSSLNDIRKLMEVNGLWGVITGKAIYEGNLDLKEAIRLTEGS
- a CDS encoding AAA family ATPase, which produces MWIKTVRLVNFGSFKDSGGIEFSKSINVLTGQNNAGKSLILKSILQMQHPSVSVNDIRKGEENCEIKIKSEEFNYTHYPNINKVEGTAGPTMFIRTLHKNKGQTYSQTYRMNIPSIGERDAGLIPSTEPHNFIYPSDKLISPTPSHRGLR
- the tilS gene encoding tRNA lysidine(34) synthetase TilS, yielding MDFLERIKETIEKHSMFRGGETVLIGLSGGADSVCLLTLLKKLSPAIGIKLHAVYIDHGLRPNETEKEIAFLKDLTVSMEIPLTIKSADVKAHAKEHGMSKQESGRQLRYELFDLVSYEISATKVALGHNMDDQIETFFMRILRGSGPKGLSAIPPKRGNIIRPLIETQRKDIEGFLEKEKIPYTEDSSNLKDDYLRNKIRHSLIPRLEELNPNLRETISKTVEIFREEDRYFETLVTKTMMKLISRKNHSSIELFLAPLETMDRVILRRTLRRAVDETKGLREIGFTHIEDIIGLIEKGRHGNRLYLPKGVRAIKQYSTLKLTSEPSLRLGTYMLQAQGEVVLKEAGVVLEAELMEGLKEKLDGRSVAVFDGDKLSFPLRIRAREKGDFFYPYGFGKRKKIQDFFVDEKLPKDERDKTPIVLSGSEIIWVLGMRQDDRFKATPETKRFTVLKVKYLRG
- a CDS encoding DUF2283 domain-containing protein; translated protein: MRITYDSEVDALYIRFIETTVTTKHVAEGIAVDYDSEGKIAGIEILDAVKRFGTKDVFKKVTLEDLALQSK